Below is a genomic region from Chloroflexota bacterium.
AACCGCCACTCAATAGAGAGAGGCAACGGCGGCCAAACCGGGGTGAAGGTTTTTCTTTTCAGTTGCATCCAATAACCGAGCAAAGCGCCTCATTGCAGGCATTTTGCGATTCCGTTATTTCGCCGCTGAAATACACGAAAAACAGGCCGTAAAGCTCTCCGTTGGTTGACGAATCGGGGAGATGTTGTAAAATCCGGCCACAGACGCGGGCGTTCCGCGCGCCTTGCCCCCGTCATGTCACGGGGGCGTAACATTCCCTTCACAGGAGGAGAGGATAAAATGAAAGGCAATAAACTGTTTTACTCAATGAGTATCATCGTCATTTCGGCGATGGTGCTCGCCGCGTGCGGCGGTGGCGCCACGACTGCGGCGCCGACTCAACCGCCGCCGCCGACGGCGGCCCCCGCAACTGCGGCGCCGGCTACCGCAGTCCCGGCGACCGAAGCGCCAACGGGCTGTCAGGATATTGACGCCTTCGATGCCGCAGCAGCTCCCACTGACAAGGCTGTCAAGATCGCTTACTCACAGGAACCGGATAATCTCGTGGGCTACTATTCCAATATGACCTACTCGGCGTGGGTCGGCCAGATGACCCAGCCGGGCCTGGCGGAGTGGAACGAGAATAGCGAGTACGTGCCTGATCTCGCCGCCGAAATTCCAACGGTGGAAAATGGCGGTATGACGGCCGATGGCTTGTCCTTCACCTGGCATCTCAAGCCAAACCTGCACTGGTCGGATGGCAAGTGCCTGACCTCGGCGGACGTGAAGTTCACCTTCGAGTCGATCATGAACCAGAAGAACACCGTGCTCAGCCGCTCCGGCTACGACAAGATCGCCAGTGTCGAAACCCCGGATGAGACCACTGTTGTCTTCACCTTCTCTGAGCCGTATGCTCCCTGGCAATTGCTCTTCACCTCCGGCCCGAACACCGCCAACCCCATCCTGCCCAAGCACATCCTCGAAGGGCTGGACACGCTCGACGGCGCAGCTGAAATTCATCAGCCGACAGTAACCGCTGGCGCATTCGTCCCGCAAGAGTGGGTCCCCGGCGACCACCTGACCCTGGTGGCCAGCCCCAGTTTCTATGGCGGCAAGCCCACGCTGGATGCGGTGTTCATCAAGTTCGTGCCTGATCCGGAAACGGCGCTGGCCGCGCTCCAGACTGGCGACACCGACCTGTACCCCGACTTCTCCGAGTCCGACATCCCGACTCTGGAAGCCCTCGAACCGACTCTGCACCTCGGCGTGGTTGCGACCCCGTTGTTTGAGCACTACTTCTTCAACATGGGCACCGTGGCCGGCGTAGACGGCAAAGGCAAGTCGGACGTAGATGGCCCCTGCGCCTTCAAGGACATTCGTGTTCGCAAGGCCATCATCCTCGCCACCGACCGCGCCGGGATCGTGGACGCGCTGTTGAATGGCAAGACCGTGGCCCCGGCCACCCTCTACCCGGCCAGCCCGTTCGAGAACACCGACCTCGAGCCCTATCCGTTTGACCATGATCAGGCCAATGCTTTGCTCGACGAAGCCGGTTACGCCGTCGGCGCTGACGGCATCCGCGCCGGCAAGTGCGATGGCAAGGACGTGAAGCTGTCCTTTAATTTCGAGACCACTAACAAGCAGATCCGGGTGGATATTGCCCTTATCGCCCAGCAGAACCTGAAGGATGTGGGCATCGAGTTCAAGCCGATCCACACCCCGGCAGGCTCGTTCTTCGGCCTGTACTCGGAAGGCGCGAACATGCCGAAGGGCACGTACGACATCGCAGGCTATACCACCGGCTTCTACCCGGACCCGTTCAGCGACAACTTCCTGTGCGACCAGATCCCGAACGCCGAAAACGGCGGGCAGGGCAACAACAACTACCACTTCTGCGATCCGAAGTTTGACGAGTTGTGGCAGGCTGGCGCGAAGGAGACCGACTTCAACAAGCGCAAGGCCATCTTCGCCGAAATTCAGAAGTATATGTACGACAATGCGCTGGTGATGCCGATGTACGCGCGCGCGAACATCTATGATGTGAGCGACCGCGTGGCCGGCATTAACGCTGGTTCCTACAGCTACCTGTTCTGGAACATGGAAGCGTGGGACCTCAAGTAAGCTAGTCAACACAAGCAAGGCAAAGCAGGCGGGTGAGAGTAGTCTCTCACCCGCCTGTCTTCAATAGTAACGGGAAGCCAAAGGAGAAGCCATGAGTGCCTACATTGCGCGCCGGTTATTACAGGGGTTAATCATCCTATTCATGATTTCTGCCGGGATGTTCTGGCTTACCCGCGCCGCCATCGGCGACCCTATGTCGCAATATGCAACAGCGCAAAATATTTCTGCCGCCGACAAGGCCCGCATCCGGGCCAAGCTCGGCCTCGATCAGCCTATGCCGATCCAGTATTTGCGCTGGCTGGGGCTGGCCCTGCAAGGGGACCTTGGCATCTCGCAATTCTCCCGGCAACCGGTCTCCGAGTTAATGGCCACCCGCCTGCCCATGACTCTGTGGCTGATGGTGACAGCGGAAATCGTCATCATTTCGGCATCGTTGATCATCGGCACAATCTCCGCCGTCAGGCAATATTCACTCCTCGACAACTTAATCACCTCGTTCTCATTCATCGGCTTTTCCATGCCGATCTTCTTTATCGCCCTGGGCCTGATCCTCATTTTTGCCGTGCAGTTCAAAAACTGGGGCCTGCCTTACCTGCCAACCGGCGCAGACATCTGGGACTTCAACAATCCGGTGGAAAT
It encodes:
- a CDS encoding peptide ABC transporter substrate-binding protein, yielding MKGNKLFYSMSIIVISAMVLAACGGGATTAAPTQPPPPTAAPATAAPATAVPATEAPTGCQDIDAFDAAAAPTDKAVKIAYSQEPDNLVGYYSNMTYSAWVGQMTQPGLAEWNENSEYVPDLAAEIPTVENGGMTADGLSFTWHLKPNLHWSDGKCLTSADVKFTFESIMNQKNTVLSRSGYDKIASVETPDETTVVFTFSEPYAPWQLLFTSGPNTANPILPKHILEGLDTLDGAAEIHQPTVTAGAFVPQEWVPGDHLTLVASPSFYGGKPTLDAVFIKFVPDPETALAALQTGDTDLYPDFSESDIPTLEALEPTLHLGVVATPLFEHYFFNMGTVAGVDGKGKSDVDGPCAFKDIRVRKAIILATDRAGIVDALLNGKTVAPATLYPASPFENTDLEPYPFDHDQANALLDEAGYAVGADGIRAGKCDGKDVKLSFNFETTNKQIRVDIALIAQQNLKDVGIEFKPIHTPAGSFFGLYSEGANMPKGTYDIAGYTTGFYPDPFSDNFLCDQIPNAENGGQGNNNYHFCDPKFDELWQAGAKETDFNKRKAIFAEIQKYMYDNALVMPMYARANIYDVSDRVAGINAGSYSYLFWNMEAWDLK
- a CDS encoding ABC transporter permease, with the translated sequence MSAYIARRLLQGLIILFMISAGMFWLTRAAIGDPMSQYATAQNISAADKARIRAKLGLDQPMPIQYLRWLGLALQGDLGISQFSRQPVSELMATRLPMTLWLMVTAEIVIISASLIIGTISAVRQYSLLDNLITSFSFIGFSMPIFFIALGLILIFAVQFKNWGLPYLPTGADIWDFNNPVEMAKHLILPVASLAIIQIAGYTRFLRSSMLEVLSQDFIRTARAKGLAERAVLMRHALQNAALPLVTIIGLDIPFLLGGAIVTEQVFAWPGMGRLFWEYTQRSDYPVVIAVLMLVSAAVVIFQIITDVAYTFVDPRIRLS